In the Malania oleifera isolate guangnan ecotype guangnan chromosome 1, ASM2987363v1, whole genome shotgun sequence genome, one interval contains:
- the LOC131152224 gene encoding uncharacterized protein LOC131152224 codes for MSNTVVLIRTLNPLRPTTLLLPKPWPSRCRRSIRAGPAGDDGAPPPATTPVTPTETVEIRFRRGSRRRSRVREEGDGGGAKEAEAAAAKKEWKEMSAAEKVVEMYVGEKGLLFWLNKFAYASIFAIIGGWIVFRFVGPALNLYQLDAPPLSPSSVFKGS; via the coding sequence ATGAGCAACACCGTCGTCCTCATCCGAACCCTTAATCCTCTAAGGCCAACCACCTTACTCCTCCCAAAACCCTGGCCTAGCCGCTGCCGCCGATCCATCAGAGCCGGTCCCGCTGGGGACGACGGCGCGCCACCGCCGGCGACTACCCCTGTTACTCCGACGGAGACCGTGGAGATCAGGTTCAGGAGGGGGTCGAGAAGGCGGTCGAGGGTGAGGGAGGAGGGCGACGGCGGAGGAGCGAAGGAGGCGGAAGCTGCGGCGGCGAAGAAGGAGTGGAAGGAGATGAGCGCGGCGGAGAAGGTAGTGGAGATGTACGTGGGAGAGAAGGGACTGCTGTTCTGGCTCAACAAATTCGCGTACGCATCCATCTTCGCGATAATCGGAGGATGGATAGTGTTTCGATTCGTAGGGCCTGCGCTGAACCTGTACCAGCTGGATGCTCCTCCCCTCTCCCCTTCCTCCGTGTTCAAGGGATCATGA